One segment of Salvia splendens isolate huo1 chromosome 20, SspV2, whole genome shotgun sequence DNA contains the following:
- the LOC121780997 gene encoding LEAF RUST 10 DISEASE-RESISTANCE LOCUS RECEPTOR-LIKE PROTEIN KINASE-like 1.1 isoform X5, which produces MLPSSSVSVSFCPNLTLFPCKTEPTNMSKFDEYFENYSKIECLYTVYYKIPSSDGTPSEQIDAPEGCSLVQLPMKSTRNSDVLFSVISADFTLEWDVSDECVSCFNGGGQCLTANNNTFYCKRENKLRKKILLATLIPGSALLLACALYIWLRKKKKVGSYLLSRNLSYDPSSKADIEDGSFNFGIPIFSYNELVEATGNFDPSKELGDGGFGTVYYGKLRDGREVAIKRLYEHNYRRVEQFLNEIKILTSLRHPNLVSLYGCTSRRSRELLLVYEYIPNGTVADHLHGQRATSAPLTWPMRMTIARETATALAYLHKSDIIHRDVKTNNILLDANFSVKVADFGLSRLFPNDVTHISTAPQGTPGYVDPEYHQCYQLTDKSDVYSFGVVLIELISSMPAVDISRHKHEINLANLAVSKIQKCAFDELIDPATGYNSDAEVTRMTTTVAELAFRCLQLDKDMRPTMEEVVAFLHDIESGGDGDFEGMKGNSGGKIPPSPETDEVGLLKSRIYRSSPTAVTDTWISSASTTASSVG; this is translated from the exons ATGCTTCCATCTTCTTCGGTTTCTGTCTCATTCTGTCCTAATCTCACCTTGTTCCCCTGCAAAACTGAACCTACTAATATGTCTAAATTTGATGAATACTTCGAAAACTATAGCAAGATAGAGTGTCTCTACACCGTGTACTATAAAATCCCATCGTCCGATGGTACTCCTTCCGAGCAAATTGATGCTCCGGAAGGTTGTTCATTAGTTCAGCTTCCAATGAAATCTACTCGAAACTCGGATGTTTTATTCAGTGTGATAAGTGCGGATTTTACGCTAGAATGGGATGTTTCTGATGAATGTGTTAGTTGTTTCAATGGAGGAGGGCAGTGTCTCACTGCCAACAATAACACATTCTACTGCAAACGAG AAAATAAGTTGAGGAAGAAGATATTATTAGCTACAT TGATACCTGGATCTGCTCTGTTGCTTGCCTGCGCCTTATATATTTGGCTGCGAAAGAAAAAGAAGGTTGGATCCTACCTTCTTTCAAGGAACTTATCTTATGATCCCTCCTCGAAAGCGGATATCGAAGACGGCAGCTTCAACTTCGGCATTCCCATCTTCTCGTACAACGAGCTCGTCGAGGCCACTGGCAACTTCGACCCTTCAAAAGAGCTCGGCGACGGAGGCTTCGGCACCGTTTATTACG GCAAGCTCCGCGACGGCCGGGAAGTCGCGATCAAGCGACTTTACGAGCACAACTACCGACGAGTAGAGCAGTTCTTGAACGAGATCAAGATCCTCACGAGCCTCCGCCACCCGAACCTCGTTTCGCTCTATGGATGCACTTCGCGTCGCAGCCGGGAGCTCCTCCTCGTGTACGAGTACATCCCCAACGGCACTGTGGCGGACCACCTCCACGGGCAGCGCGCCACCTCGGCGCCCCTCACGTGGCCGATGCGGATGACCATCGCCCGGGAGACGGCCACCGCGCTCGCCTACCTACACAAGTCGGACATCATCCACCGCGACGTCAAGACCAACAACATCCTGCTCGACGCGAACTTCTCCGTGAAGGTCGCGGACTTCGGTCTCTCGCGCCTCTTCCCGAACGACGTGACACACATCTCCACGGCGCCCCAGGGCACCCCGGGGTACGTGGACCCGGAGTACCACCAGTGCTACCAGCTCACGGACAAGAGCGACGTGTACAGCTTCGGAGTCGTGCTGATCGAGCTGATCTCGTCCATGCCGGCCGTCGACATAAGCCGGCATAAGCACGAGATCAACCTGGCCAACCTGGCCGTGAGCAAGATCCAGAAATGCGCGTTCGACGAGCTGATCGACCCGGCGACCGGCTACAACTCCGACGCGGAGGTGACGAGGATGACGACGACGGTGGCGGAGCTGGCGTTCCGGTGCCTGCAGCTGGATAAGGACATGAGGCCGACGAtggaggaggtggtggcgtTCCTCCACGACATAGAGAGCGGAGGGGACGGCGATTTCGAGGGGATGAAGGGGAATTCGGGCGGGAAGATACCGCCGTCGCCCGAGACGGATGAGGTGGGGCTGCTGAAGAGTAGGATTTATCGATCGTCGCCGACGGCGGTGACGGACACGTGGATTAGTAGCGCCTCGACGACGGCGAGTTCGGTCGGGTGA
- the LOC121781001 gene encoding nicotinamide adenine dinucleotide transporter 1, chloroplastic-like, protein MVAAAPCDHRSAKEVIFDASAGASAGAIAATFVCPLDVIKTRLQVHGLPEMQPSGRKGSVIIVSLQNIVRNEGLRGLYRGLTPTLTALLPNWAVYFTVYGHLKELLHTYEGSNNSDQLSIGSNMVAAAGAGAATSIATNPLWVVKTRLQTQGMRPGVVPYKNIFSALSRIAREEGFRGWYSGLLPSLAGISHVAIQFPAYERMKFYLAKRGNKSDNELNPGELAIASSSSKVVASLLTYPHEVIRSRLQEQGQVRDSQPKYSGVVDCIKKVFRQEGLAGFYRGCATNLLRTTPSAVITFTSYEMIHRFLLQLSPPKEKQHPKPHPKPDSGANSPKGSTSSREDDSEQSVNPSKERTIIPLDNTDHKLTARH, encoded by the exons ATGGTCGCCGCCGCGCCGTGCGACCACCGTAGCGCGAAGGAGGTCATTTTTGACGCCTCCGCCGGTGCCTCTGCGG GGGCAATAGCAGCTACATTCGTGTGCCCCTTGGATGTGATAAAGACGAGGCTTCAAGTCCATGGCCTCCCTGAAATGCAGCCCTCTGGTCGTAAAG GTAGTGTGATCATTGTGAGCCTGCAAAATATTGTTCGAAACGAAGGTTTGAGGGGACTTTACCGTGGCCTAACGCCAACATTGACGGCATTACTTCCGAATTGGGCT GTATACTTCACGGTTTATGGGCATCTTAAAGAGCTACTACATACATATG AGGGAAGCAACAACAGCGACCAGCTTTCAATTGGTTCAAACATGGTAGCTGCCGCAGGAGCTGGTGCTGCAACATCTATCGCAACGAATCCTTTGTGGGTTGTTAAGACCCGACTTCAA ACACAAGGAATGAGGCCAGGTGTAGTTCCTTACAAGAATATATTTTCCGCTTTGAGTCGAATTGCCCGTGAAGAAGGATTCCGAGGATGGTACAG TGGTCTTCTGCCTTCGTTGGCTGGAATTAGTCACGTAGCTATTCAGTTCCCTGCATATGAAAGAATGAAATTCTACTTGGCTAAACGAG GGAATAAAAGCGATAACGAGCTCAATCCCGGGGAACTGGCAATTGCCTCCTCATCTTCAAAGGTCGTTGCCTCTCTATTAACTTATCCTCACGAG GTTATCCGTTCGAGGCTGCAAGAGCAAGGTCAAGTGCGGGACTCTCAGCCAAAGTATTCTGGCGTCGTTGATTGCATCAAGAAAGTTTTCAGACAGGAAGGTCTAGCCGGGTTCTATCGTGGCTGTGCTACAAATCTCCTACGAACAACTCCATCCGCTGTGATTACATTCACCAGTTACGAGATGATACACAGATTTTTGCTGCAACTATCGCCTCCAAAGGAGAAGCAGCATCCGAAACCTCACCCCAAACCGGATTCTGGAGCCAATTCTCCAAAGGGATCGACTAGCTCCAGAGAAGATGATTCAGAACAATCTGTAAACCCATCTAAAGAAAGAACTATTATTCCTTTGGATAATACAGATCATAAGCTCACTGCTAGGCATTAG
- the LOC121780997 gene encoding LEAF RUST 10 DISEASE-RESISTANCE LOCUS RECEPTOR-LIKE PROTEIN KINASE-like 1.1 isoform X3, translated as MAPPVINHFIFLILHLLLFLIKADSKCQKSYPCRNFTIEFPFTDISHSECGLIPVNCSLPHKNPLIYLREFPMDLLGKVSDNKFLIHDSVLENYFNWRSCNSFSNVTLPKSPLVSFSYSPNLTTYNCFNPSQRVVDYFKHYENITCDILDIYFKREATEEAPVVIDDVLPGSGCTMNQLPIRSGQEFSDDVFDLFSPNFTLEWNLSEDCYECYEQGGQCLTNDSNRFFCQREPENKLRKKILLATLIPGSALLLACALYIWLRKKKKVGSYLLSRNLSYDPSSKADIEDGSFNFGIPIFSYNELVEATGNFDPSKELGDGGFGTVYYGKLRDGREVAIKRLYEHNYRRVEQFLNEIKILTSLRHPNLVSLYGCTSRRSRELLLVYEYIPNGTVADHLHGQRATSAPLTWPMRMTIARETATALAYLHKSDIIHRDVKTNNILLDANFSVKVADFGLSRLFPNDVTHISTAPQGTPGYVDPEYHQCYQLTDKSDVYSFGVVLIELISSMPAVDISRHKHEINLANLAVSKIQKCAFDELIDPATGYNSDAEVTRMTTTVAELAFRCLQLDKDMRPTMEEVVAFLHDIESGGDGDFEGMKGNSGGKIPPSPETDEVGLLKSRIYRSSPTAVTDTWISSASTTASSVG; from the exons atggctCCTCCAGTGATAAACCACTTCATCTTCCTCATTCTCCATCTCCTTCTTTTTCTGATCAAAGCTGATTCAAAATGCCAAAAGTCGTACCCCTGCAGAAATTTCACCATCGAATTCCCCTTCACCGATATAAGTCACTCCGAATGCGGATTAATCCCAGTCAATTGCAGTCTCCCTCACAAAAATCCATTAATCTACCTACGAGAATTTCCTATGGATCTGCTTGGGAAAGTTTCAGACAACAAGTTTCTGATCCACGATTCTGTTCTAGAAAACTACTTCAACTGGAGAAGCTGTAATTCCTTCTCAAACGTAACGCTACCAAAATCTCCTTTGGTCTCGTTTTCCTACTCTCCTAATCTCACCACCTACAACTGCTTCAATCCGAGTCAAAGAGTCGTAGATTACTTCAAGCACTACGAGAATATAACCTGCGATATATTAGACATTTATTTCAAGCGAGAagcgacggaggaagctcctgTAGTAATTGATGATGTGCTTCCAGGATCGGGATGTACAATGAATCAACTGCCGATTAGGTCTGGGCAAGAGTTTTCTGATGATGTATTCGATTTGTTTAGTCCGAATTTCACTCTAGAGTGGAATTTGTCTGAAGATTGTTATGAATGTTACGAGCAAGGAGGGCAGTGTCTAACTAACGACAGCAATCGGTTTTTCTGCCAAAGAGAACCAG AAAATAAGTTGAGGAAGAAGATATTATTAGCTACAT TGATACCTGGATCTGCTCTGTTGCTTGCCTGCGCCTTATATATTTGGCTGCGAAAGAAAAAGAAGGTTGGATCCTACCTTCTTTCAAGGAACTTATCTTATGATCCCTCCTCGAAAGCGGATATCGAAGACGGCAGCTTCAACTTCGGCATTCCCATCTTCTCGTACAACGAGCTCGTCGAGGCCACTGGCAACTTCGACCCTTCAAAAGAGCTCGGCGACGGAGGCTTCGGCACCGTTTATTACG GCAAGCTCCGCGACGGCCGGGAAGTCGCGATCAAGCGACTTTACGAGCACAACTACCGACGAGTAGAGCAGTTCTTGAACGAGATCAAGATCCTCACGAGCCTCCGCCACCCGAACCTCGTTTCGCTCTATGGATGCACTTCGCGTCGCAGCCGGGAGCTCCTCCTCGTGTACGAGTACATCCCCAACGGCACTGTGGCGGACCACCTCCACGGGCAGCGCGCCACCTCGGCGCCCCTCACGTGGCCGATGCGGATGACCATCGCCCGGGAGACGGCCACCGCGCTCGCCTACCTACACAAGTCGGACATCATCCACCGCGACGTCAAGACCAACAACATCCTGCTCGACGCGAACTTCTCCGTGAAGGTCGCGGACTTCGGTCTCTCGCGCCTCTTCCCGAACGACGTGACACACATCTCCACGGCGCCCCAGGGCACCCCGGGGTACGTGGACCCGGAGTACCACCAGTGCTACCAGCTCACGGACAAGAGCGACGTGTACAGCTTCGGAGTCGTGCTGATCGAGCTGATCTCGTCCATGCCGGCCGTCGACATAAGCCGGCATAAGCACGAGATCAACCTGGCCAACCTGGCCGTGAGCAAGATCCAGAAATGCGCGTTCGACGAGCTGATCGACCCGGCGACCGGCTACAACTCCGACGCGGAGGTGACGAGGATGACGACGACGGTGGCGGAGCTGGCGTTCCGGTGCCTGCAGCTGGATAAGGACATGAGGCCGACGAtggaggaggtggtggcgtTCCTCCACGACATAGAGAGCGGAGGGGACGGCGATTTCGAGGGGATGAAGGGGAATTCGGGCGGGAAGATACCGCCGTCGCCCGAGACGGATGAGGTGGGGCTGCTGAAGAGTAGGATTTATCGATCGTCGCCGACGGCGGTGACGGACACGTGGATTAGTAGCGCCTCGACGACGGCGAGTTCGGTCGGGTGA
- the LOC121780997 gene encoding LEAF RUST 10 DISEASE-RESISTANCE LOCUS RECEPTOR-LIKE PROTEIN KINASE-like 1.2 isoform X1, translated as MKTHHTFSLFTLSLLIIILSKLCRGADFRYEACAPQHCSGGGPNISFPFFLPSQQSYCGYPGFAINCSRSGFPLLHLSENDYIIEDIFYGNRSLHVFNAAALLPSSIGSCSRRLIGNATLPGGRFDYSGGEDFGLFFGCKNVSEELRRYGIGNCNVSRERSDEIDLAMFAGNEDWGRAIGTCEESVVARAEFSGDEREDEVVDVAAVLRRGFVMNWKASDCSDCRESGGRCGFNQSSFHFRCFCPDRPHSRSCKPENKLRKKILLATLIPGSALLLACALYIWLRKKKKVGSYLLSRNLSYDPSSKADIEDGSFNFGIPIFSYNELVEATGNFDPSKELGDGGFGTVYYGKLRDGREVAIKRLYEHNYRRVEQFLNEIKILTSLRHPNLVSLYGCTSRRSRELLLVYEYIPNGTVADHLHGQRATSAPLTWPMRMTIARETATALAYLHKSDIIHRDVKTNNILLDANFSVKVADFGLSRLFPNDVTHISTAPQGTPGYVDPEYHQCYQLTDKSDVYSFGVVLIELISSMPAVDISRHKHEINLANLAVSKIQKCAFDELIDPATGYNSDAEVTRMTTTVAELAFRCLQLDKDMRPTMEEVVAFLHDIESGGDGDFEGMKGNSGGKIPPSPETDEVGLLKSRIYRSSPTAVTDTWISSASTTASSVG; from the exons ATGAAAACACACcacactttctctctcttcacaCTCTctctcctcatcatcatcttatCCAAACTCTGCCGCGGCGCGGACTTCCGATACGAAGCCTGCGCGCCGCAACATTGCAGCGGCGGCGGCCCCAACATTAGCTTCCCATTCTTCCTCCCATCGCAGCAATCCTACTGCGGCTACCCAGGCTTCGCGATCAATTGCAGCAGAAGCGGATTTCCGCTTCTCCATCTCTCGGAAAACGATTACATAATCGAAGACATTTTCTACGGAAACCGATCTCTCCACGTCTTCAACGCCGCAGCGTTGCTGCCATCATCGATCGGCAGCTGCTCTCGGAGATTGATCGGAAACGCGACTCTCCCCGGCGGCAGATTCGATTACTCCGGCGGCGAGGATTTCGGTCTGTTTTTCGGGTGCAAAAACGTGAGCGAAGAGCTGCGGAGGTATGGAATTGGCAATTGCAATGTTTCTAGAGAGAGAAGCGACGAGATTGATTTGGCGATGTTCGCTGGCAATGAGGATTGGGGGAGAGCGATTGGCACGTGCGAGGAGAGCGTTGTGGCACGTGCGGAGTTTAGTGGGGATGAGAGGGAGGATGAAGTGGTGGATGTTGCGGCGGTTTTGAGGAGGGGATTTGTGATGAATTGGAAGGCGAGTGATTGTAGCGATTGCCGAGAGAGCGGCGGCCGCTGCGGTTTCAATCAGAGTTCTTTCCATTTTAGGTGTTTCTGCCCCGATCGGCCGCATTCGAGGAGCTGCAAACCGG AAAATAAGTTGAGGAAGAAGATATTATTAGCTACAT TGATACCTGGATCTGCTCTGTTGCTTGCCTGCGCCTTATATATTTGGCTGCGAAAGAAAAAGAAGGTTGGATCCTACCTTCTTTCAAGGAACTTATCTTATGATCCCTCCTCGAAAGCGGATATCGAAGACGGCAGCTTCAACTTCGGCATTCCCATCTTCTCGTACAACGAGCTCGTCGAGGCCACTGGCAACTTCGACCCTTCAAAAGAGCTCGGCGACGGAGGCTTCGGCACCGTTTATTACG GCAAGCTCCGCGACGGCCGGGAAGTCGCGATCAAGCGACTTTACGAGCACAACTACCGACGAGTAGAGCAGTTCTTGAACGAGATCAAGATCCTCACGAGCCTCCGCCACCCGAACCTCGTTTCGCTCTATGGATGCACTTCGCGTCGCAGCCGGGAGCTCCTCCTCGTGTACGAGTACATCCCCAACGGCACTGTGGCGGACCACCTCCACGGGCAGCGCGCCACCTCGGCGCCCCTCACGTGGCCGATGCGGATGACCATCGCCCGGGAGACGGCCACCGCGCTCGCCTACCTACACAAGTCGGACATCATCCACCGCGACGTCAAGACCAACAACATCCTGCTCGACGCGAACTTCTCCGTGAAGGTCGCGGACTTCGGTCTCTCGCGCCTCTTCCCGAACGACGTGACACACATCTCCACGGCGCCCCAGGGCACCCCGGGGTACGTGGACCCGGAGTACCACCAGTGCTACCAGCTCACGGACAAGAGCGACGTGTACAGCTTCGGAGTCGTGCTGATCGAGCTGATCTCGTCCATGCCGGCCGTCGACATAAGCCGGCATAAGCACGAGATCAACCTGGCCAACCTGGCCGTGAGCAAGATCCAGAAATGCGCGTTCGACGAGCTGATCGACCCGGCGACCGGCTACAACTCCGACGCGGAGGTGACGAGGATGACGACGACGGTGGCGGAGCTGGCGTTCCGGTGCCTGCAGCTGGATAAGGACATGAGGCCGACGAtggaggaggtggtggcgtTCCTCCACGACATAGAGAGCGGAGGGGACGGCGATTTCGAGGGGATGAAGGGGAATTCGGGCGGGAAGATACCGCCGTCGCCCGAGACGGATGAGGTGGGGCTGCTGAAGAGTAGGATTTATCGATCGTCGCCGACGGCGGTGACGGACACGTGGATTAGTAGCGCCTCGACGACGGCGAGTTCGGTCGGGTGA
- the LOC121780997 gene encoding LEAF RUST 10 DISEASE-RESISTANCE LOCUS RECEPTOR-LIKE PROTEIN KINASE-like 1.1 isoform X2: MGKTNIFLFLLSCHLLFPTIHSKCPKSFRCGNLGILNFPFTSAKNSKCGLFFINDCGSESPRLRFSPEQTELGGGDYKFVGVNNLSTNEFTIYDSFRQKSVKDKSCNVFQNLPLSQSSFVSFSFSPNITFFTCWNATIDPNVQDYFRNRQHINASCQAPPTVYYSTLGQYVPTNSSVPAMCSMVQLPTKSNSVTGELFDVLSAEFTLKWNVSQECYDCYGRGGQCVSDNSNKFKCKEEENKLRKKILLATLIPGSALLLACALYIWLRKKKKVGSYLLSRNLSYDPSSKADIEDGSFNFGIPIFSYNELVEATGNFDPSKELGDGGFGTVYYGKLRDGREVAIKRLYEHNYRRVEQFLNEIKILTSLRHPNLVSLYGCTSRRSRELLLVYEYIPNGTVADHLHGQRATSAPLTWPMRMTIARETATALAYLHKSDIIHRDVKTNNILLDANFSVKVADFGLSRLFPNDVTHISTAPQGTPGYVDPEYHQCYQLTDKSDVYSFGVVLIELISSMPAVDISRHKHEINLANLAVSKIQKCAFDELIDPATGYNSDAEVTRMTTTVAELAFRCLQLDKDMRPTMEEVVAFLHDIESGGDGDFEGMKGNSGGKIPPSPETDEVGLLKSRIYRSSPTAVTDTWISSASTTASSVG; this comes from the exons ATGGGCAAAAccaatatttttcttttcttactCTCATGCCATCTCCTTTTCCCCACAATTCATTCCAAATGCCCTAAATCTTTCCGATGTGGAAATCTAGGCATATTGAATTTCCCTTTTACCTCTGCTAAAAATAGTAAGTGcggattatttttcattaacGATTGTGGTTCAGAATCACCTCGCCTTCGCTTTAGCCCTGAACAGACCGAGCTCGGGGGAGGAGATTACAAATTTGTAGGGGTAAACAATTTATCGACGAATGAGTTCACGATTTACGACAGTTTCCGCCAAAAGAGCGTGAAAGACAAGAGTTGTAACGTTTTCCAAAATCTACCCCTATCTCAATCTTCCTTTGTTTCATTCAGTTTTAGCCCTAATATCACATTTTTCACATGCTGGAATGCTACTATTGATCCAAATGTCCAAGATTATTTCCGTAACCGCCAACACATTAATGCTAGTTGTCAAGCCCCCCCAACAGTCTATTATAGTACCCTAGGACAGTATGTTCCAACCAATAGTAGTGTTCCTGCCATGTGTTCGATGGTTCAGTTACCAACAAAATCGAACTCAGTTACTGGTGAGCTATTTGATGTGTTGAGTGCTGAGTTTACTTTGAAGTGGAATGTTTCTCAAGAATGCTATGATTGCTATGGTCGAGGAGGGCAGTGTGTTAGTGACAATTCGAATAAATTCAAGTGCAAGGAAGAAG AAAATAAGTTGAGGAAGAAGATATTATTAGCTACAT TGATACCTGGATCTGCTCTGTTGCTTGCCTGCGCCTTATATATTTGGCTGCGAAAGAAAAAGAAGGTTGGATCCTACCTTCTTTCAAGGAACTTATCTTATGATCCCTCCTCGAAAGCGGATATCGAAGACGGCAGCTTCAACTTCGGCATTCCCATCTTCTCGTACAACGAGCTCGTCGAGGCCACTGGCAACTTCGACCCTTCAAAAGAGCTCGGCGACGGAGGCTTCGGCACCGTTTATTACG GCAAGCTCCGCGACGGCCGGGAAGTCGCGATCAAGCGACTTTACGAGCACAACTACCGACGAGTAGAGCAGTTCTTGAACGAGATCAAGATCCTCACGAGCCTCCGCCACCCGAACCTCGTTTCGCTCTATGGATGCACTTCGCGTCGCAGCCGGGAGCTCCTCCTCGTGTACGAGTACATCCCCAACGGCACTGTGGCGGACCACCTCCACGGGCAGCGCGCCACCTCGGCGCCCCTCACGTGGCCGATGCGGATGACCATCGCCCGGGAGACGGCCACCGCGCTCGCCTACCTACACAAGTCGGACATCATCCACCGCGACGTCAAGACCAACAACATCCTGCTCGACGCGAACTTCTCCGTGAAGGTCGCGGACTTCGGTCTCTCGCGCCTCTTCCCGAACGACGTGACACACATCTCCACGGCGCCCCAGGGCACCCCGGGGTACGTGGACCCGGAGTACCACCAGTGCTACCAGCTCACGGACAAGAGCGACGTGTACAGCTTCGGAGTCGTGCTGATCGAGCTGATCTCGTCCATGCCGGCCGTCGACATAAGCCGGCATAAGCACGAGATCAACCTGGCCAACCTGGCCGTGAGCAAGATCCAGAAATGCGCGTTCGACGAGCTGATCGACCCGGCGACCGGCTACAACTCCGACGCGGAGGTGACGAGGATGACGACGACGGTGGCGGAGCTGGCGTTCCGGTGCCTGCAGCTGGATAAGGACATGAGGCCGACGAtggaggaggtggtggcgtTCCTCCACGACATAGAGAGCGGAGGGGACGGCGATTTCGAGGGGATGAAGGGGAATTCGGGCGGGAAGATACCGCCGTCGCCCGAGACGGATGAGGTGGGGCTGCTGAAGAGTAGGATTTATCGATCGTCGCCGACGGCGGTGACGGACACGTGGATTAGTAGCGCCTCGACGACGGCGAGTTCGGTCGGGTGA
- the LOC121780997 gene encoding LEAF RUST 10 DISEASE-RESISTANCE LOCUS RECEPTOR-LIKE PROTEIN KINASE-like 1.1 isoform X4: MVVVSKDVLFLLLCILLLPQSHSKCKESFSCRNFTLKFPFTDIRDPGCGLFAVGGCDSTSQEEHPWLQIGASTSAKYILNQPSKNKFTILDFLLRTLLESPRCFSYMNVSLPQSPSVSFTFSPNITFFACFNKSSNDEIQEYFKSYRREESDASTLYYKIPATESHNGAIPHECSLTQLPVKSEVNSTKLSDMLTSSFSLEWSVSEDCDRCYRGGRQCLSDNRNQFYCEKTENKLRKKILLATLIPGSALLLACALYIWLRKKKKVGSYLLSRNLSYDPSSKADIEDGSFNFGIPIFSYNELVEATGNFDPSKELGDGGFGTVYYGKLRDGREVAIKRLYEHNYRRVEQFLNEIKILTSLRHPNLVSLYGCTSRRSRELLLVYEYIPNGTVADHLHGQRATSAPLTWPMRMTIARETATALAYLHKSDIIHRDVKTNNILLDANFSVKVADFGLSRLFPNDVTHISTAPQGTPGYVDPEYHQCYQLTDKSDVYSFGVVLIELISSMPAVDISRHKHEINLANLAVSKIQKCAFDELIDPATGYNSDAEVTRMTTTVAELAFRCLQLDKDMRPTMEEVVAFLHDIESGGDGDFEGMKGNSGGKIPPSPETDEVGLLKSRIYRSSPTAVTDTWISSASTTASSVG; encoded by the exons atggtaGTTGTTAGCAAAGATGTGTTGTTCTTGTTATTGTGCATTCTCCTTCTACCTCAATCTCACTCCAAATGCAAAGAATCCTTCTCTTGTAGAAATTTCACCCTAAAGTTTCCGTTCACCGATATCCGTGATCCCGGGTGCGGATTGTTCGCCGTTGGAGGCTGCGATTCAACCTCTCAAGAAGAACATCCATGGTTGCAGATAGGAGCTTCAACCTCAGCCAAATACATCCTAAACCAGCCTTCAAAAAACAAATTCACAATCCTTGACTTCTTGCTTCGGACATTATTGGAATCACCAAGATGCTTCTCTTACATGAATGTGTCTCTACCTCAATCTCCCTCGGTTTCGTTCACATTCTCCCCTAACATCACGTTTTTTGCGTGCTTTAATAAGAGTAGCAACGACGAAATACAAGAGTATTTCAAAAGCTATAGGAGGGAAGAGTCTGATGCCTCCACTCTGTACTATAAAATTCCAGCAACTGAGAGTCATAACGGGGCGATTCCTCATGAATGTTCCTTGACTCAGTTGCCTGTGAAGTCTGAAGTGAACTCGACTAAACTGTCGGACATGCTGACGTCTAGTTTCAGTTTGGAGTGGAGTGTGTCGGAAGATTGTGATCGATGCTACCGCGGAGGGAGGCAGTGCCTTTCAGACAACCGGAACCAGTTCTACTGCGAAAAAACAG AAAATAAGTTGAGGAAGAAGATATTATTAGCTACAT TGATACCTGGATCTGCTCTGTTGCTTGCCTGCGCCTTATATATTTGGCTGCGAAAGAAAAAGAAGGTTGGATCCTACCTTCTTTCAAGGAACTTATCTTATGATCCCTCCTCGAAAGCGGATATCGAAGACGGCAGCTTCAACTTCGGCATTCCCATCTTCTCGTACAACGAGCTCGTCGAGGCCACTGGCAACTTCGACCCTTCAAAAGAGCTCGGCGACGGAGGCTTCGGCACCGTTTATTACG GCAAGCTCCGCGACGGCCGGGAAGTCGCGATCAAGCGACTTTACGAGCACAACTACCGACGAGTAGAGCAGTTCTTGAACGAGATCAAGATCCTCACGAGCCTCCGCCACCCGAACCTCGTTTCGCTCTATGGATGCACTTCGCGTCGCAGCCGGGAGCTCCTCCTCGTGTACGAGTACATCCCCAACGGCACTGTGGCGGACCACCTCCACGGGCAGCGCGCCACCTCGGCGCCCCTCACGTGGCCGATGCGGATGACCATCGCCCGGGAGACGGCCACCGCGCTCGCCTACCTACACAAGTCGGACATCATCCACCGCGACGTCAAGACCAACAACATCCTGCTCGACGCGAACTTCTCCGTGAAGGTCGCGGACTTCGGTCTCTCGCGCCTCTTCCCGAACGACGTGACACACATCTCCACGGCGCCCCAGGGCACCCCGGGGTACGTGGACCCGGAGTACCACCAGTGCTACCAGCTCACGGACAAGAGCGACGTGTACAGCTTCGGAGTCGTGCTGATCGAGCTGATCTCGTCCATGCCGGCCGTCGACATAAGCCGGCATAAGCACGAGATCAACCTGGCCAACCTGGCCGTGAGCAAGATCCAGAAATGCGCGTTCGACGAGCTGATCGACCCGGCGACCGGCTACAACTCCGACGCGGAGGTGACGAGGATGACGACGACGGTGGCGGAGCTGGCGTTCCGGTGCCTGCAGCTGGATAAGGACATGAGGCCGACGAtggaggaggtggtggcgtTCCTCCACGACATAGAGAGCGGAGGGGACGGCGATTTCGAGGGGATGAAGGGGAATTCGGGCGGGAAGATACCGCCGTCGCCCGAGACGGATGAGGTGGGGCTGCTGAAGAGTAGGATTTATCGATCGTCGCCGACGGCGGTGACGGACACGTGGATTAGTAGCGCCTCGACGACGGCGAGTTCGGTCGGGTGA